The following proteins are encoded in a genomic region of Paraburkholderia sp. BL23I1N1:
- the fliD gene encoding flagellar filament capping protein FliD, whose translation MSSISTTSTAASTAAANSALQSAAQSIISGSTGNSSMDVSSLVTALVNAKTAGQTAALSAQQTTDNTTLSAYGALSSALGALQSGITNLANGTTLSTFSATASGTGLSATAGAGAVAGSYSVAVTQIASSQALSSAAFGATTQLGTGTLTVSLGGKSMNINVDSTNNTLSGIASAINGSSSNPGVTATIVTGTDGAHLVLRAANTGAANVINVSTSNVTSDTGLSSLGVTSTASTTGGQSSITSANSSSAWTQSGYAQDAEFSVGGIGASSSTNSVTSAISGVTMNLTAASAGTTQTLTVATDTTSQSTAINNFVSLYNTVVTTMSTLTSFNSSSSSQGPLLGDSTLQTIKNALASIVGGSVGSGSTGATLASIGITLKDDPADGTMVVDNTALSTALTANPATVASLFNSTNGIAEQLNSSITTFTQTGGIIDTRNSALNADLKSITTQQTALADYTAQLTSQYQAQFTALNTLMATMNNNSQYLTALFGGTNSAGALATNKG comes from the coding sequence ATGTCCTCGATCTCAACCACGTCTACTGCTGCGTCAACCGCCGCCGCCAACTCGGCGCTGCAGTCGGCCGCTCAATCGATCATCAGCGGCTCGACCGGCAACTCGTCGATGGATGTGTCGTCGCTCGTTACGGCACTCGTGAACGCGAAGACCGCGGGACAAACCGCGGCTCTGTCGGCACAACAAACTACGGACAACACCACGCTGTCCGCGTACGGCGCACTGAGCTCCGCGCTGGGCGCGCTTCAGTCGGGCATTACGAACCTTGCCAACGGCACCACGCTGTCGACTTTCTCGGCAACCGCCAGCGGCACCGGTTTGTCGGCGACAGCAGGTGCGGGCGCCGTGGCAGGCAGCTACTCGGTCGCGGTGACGCAGATCGCCAGCTCGCAGGCTTTGTCCTCGGCGGCATTTGGCGCCACCACGCAGCTCGGCACCGGCACGCTGACGGTTTCGCTCGGCGGCAAGTCGATGAACATCAACGTCGACAGCACGAACAACACGCTCTCCGGCATCGCTTCCGCAATCAACGGCAGCAGCAGCAACCCCGGTGTCACGGCGACCATCGTGACCGGTACGGACGGCGCCCACCTGGTGCTGCGCGCGGCGAACACGGGCGCGGCCAACGTCATCAACGTCTCGACCAGCAATGTCACGTCCGACACCGGCCTGTCGAGCCTCGGTGTGACCTCGACCGCAAGCACCACGGGCGGCCAGTCGTCGATCACGTCGGCGAATTCGAGCAGCGCCTGGACGCAAAGCGGGTATGCACAGGACGCGGAATTCTCGGTCGGCGGGATCGGGGCCAGCAGCTCCACCAACTCTGTGACGAGCGCCATTTCCGGCGTCACGATGAATCTGACGGCGGCATCGGCGGGCACCACGCAGACGCTGACCGTTGCGACGGACACCACGTCGCAGAGCACCGCGATCAACAACTTCGTCAGCCTCTACAACACCGTCGTCACGACGATGTCCACGCTCACGTCGTTCAACTCGTCGTCCTCGTCGCAAGGCCCGCTCCTGGGCGACTCGACGTTGCAGACGATCAAGAACGCGCTGGCCTCGATCGTTGGCGGCTCGGTGGGCTCGGGCAGCACCGGCGCCACGCTGGCATCGATCGGCATTACGCTGAAGGACGACCCGGCAGACGGCACGATGGTGGTCGACAACACCGCGCTGAGCACAGCACTGACGGCCAACCCGGCAACGGTCGCCTCGCTCTTCAACTCGACCAACGGCATTGCCGAACAGTTGAACAGCAGCATCACGACCTTCACGCAGACCGGCGGCATCATCGATACGCGCAATAGCGCGCTGAACGCTGACCTGAAGAGCATCACCACGCAGCAAACGGCGCTTGCCGACTACACAGCGCAGTTGACGAGCCAGTATCAGGCGCAGTTCACCGCGCTGAACACGTTGATGGCGACGATGAACAACAATTCGCAGTACCTGACCGCCCTGTTCGGCGGCACCAACAGCGCTGGCGCACTGGCGACCAACAAGGGCTAA
- a CDS encoding flagellar protein FliT, with protein MNPIEMNQSELVERLLSITREIEQAASLADWPEAARLTEVRSPLLMSLSADQEPAALEIIRRIQSIDEALLAEAETTQNELHVEFEAAMGRSRAAGEYLRTARL; from the coding sequence ATGAACCCGATCGAAATGAACCAGTCGGAGTTGGTCGAACGTCTGCTGTCGATCACACGGGAAATCGAACAGGCAGCCTCACTGGCCGACTGGCCGGAAGCCGCCCGCCTGACCGAGGTGCGTTCGCCGCTGCTGATGTCGCTGTCAGCGGATCAGGAACCGGCCGCGCTGGAGATAATCCGCCGGATCCAGTCCATCGACGAAGCGCTGCTCGCCGAAGCGGAAACCACCCAGAACGAATTGCACGTCGAGTTCGAAGCAGCGATGGGGCGTAGCAGAGCCGCTGGCGAATATCTGCGGACGGCCCGGCTTTAA
- a CDS encoding tetratricopeptide repeat protein, giving the protein MHEQPTAEPLTPEQQFEHDIALVLETALAHHHKQEFDDAEALYKAILEASPSHTDVQYNLGVLYVQCSRPVDALPHLEAALGGAPNNGQFWVAYISALIDADQTQAAWLALEMGQQRGLKGPAVNGLITRMAHGGVGYATAAVAPVVVSPEPSTTMVISTDPDATEAETAALDTRRPSPQEISRFNTLYARGHIPEAIKLGRSLTERFPSSGLAWRCLGIALHKAGQYSDSAEPLRNAIKFGSDDSDVRKALADLLRLLGQNVEAEAECRKLLELHPDHSEGHRILGMVLAGLGRTREGIAECRRATELTPDYAESHSTLGVVLLNAGATDEAELCFRRALELDPKNAPTRSNLLFTIAHNPHIAPEQIYAEHREFARIHEASLRLPKPRHTNGRAPDRRLKVGIVSGDLFRHAVASYLMPIMEPLANDESLQLHVYYNHVHEDDYTQWLRSQADQWATVTGMSDEQFIAKVRADKIDILIDLSGHTGRNRLQAFARKPAPIQVSWIGYPATTGLDAMDYYLSDRFFTPFGDMEQQFSEKLVHLAAIGPFQPDRNAPPVNILPAMHSGYITFGSFNRLNKLRPDVIAVWARLLRELPTSRMVLGSMNGDEGDENLINWFVNEGISRDRLTFRPRSRVEVYLQQHFQVDICLDTFPYTGSTTVLNSLWMGAPTLTIAGKTMASRAAMAWLAHSGLDAFAAEDADDFVAKGVKLASDIPALASIRTALRERCKQSPPFQPEVVAESLSRAFRTMWHRWCNDLAPAAFNAYDPQAASGDPVHTA; this is encoded by the coding sequence CTGCACGAGCAGCCGACCGCTGAACCCTTGACGCCCGAACAACAGTTCGAGCATGACATCGCTCTGGTTTTGGAGACCGCGCTCGCGCATCACCACAAGCAGGAGTTCGACGACGCAGAAGCGCTGTACAAGGCGATCCTCGAAGCCAGTCCCAGCCACACCGACGTACAGTACAACCTCGGTGTGCTGTATGTGCAGTGCAGCCGCCCTGTCGATGCCCTGCCGCATCTGGAAGCCGCGCTCGGCGGAGCGCCGAACAACGGGCAATTCTGGGTTGCTTACATCAGCGCACTGATCGACGCGGACCAGACCCAGGCGGCCTGGCTGGCGCTGGAAATGGGTCAGCAAAGGGGACTGAAGGGGCCAGCAGTCAACGGACTGATTACGCGGATGGCACACGGCGGTGTCGGGTACGCCACCGCCGCGGTCGCGCCGGTCGTTGTATCGCCGGAACCCTCCACGACGATGGTCATTTCGACAGACCCGGACGCCACGGAAGCAGAAACGGCAGCACTCGATACGCGCCGCCCCTCTCCGCAAGAAATAAGCCGCTTCAACACGCTCTACGCCAGGGGCCACATTCCGGAAGCCATCAAGCTCGGACGAAGCCTGACGGAACGATTTCCGTCGAGCGGCCTCGCGTGGCGTTGCCTCGGTATCGCGCTTCATAAGGCTGGCCAATACAGCGATTCCGCCGAGCCCCTGAGAAACGCCATAAAGTTTGGCAGCGACGATTCCGATGTTCGCAAGGCGTTGGCCGACTTGCTGCGCCTGCTTGGTCAGAATGTCGAAGCCGAAGCCGAGTGCAGAAAACTGCTGGAACTGCATCCGGACCATTCGGAAGGTCATCGTATCCTTGGCATGGTGCTCGCCGGCCTGGGCCGCACCCGCGAAGGGATCGCCGAGTGCCGCCGCGCAACGGAACTCACGCCCGACTACGCGGAGTCACACAGCACGCTGGGCGTCGTGCTGCTTAACGCCGGCGCTACTGACGAGGCCGAGCTATGCTTTCGCCGCGCGCTCGAACTCGATCCCAAGAATGCACCGACGCGCAGCAATCTACTCTTTACCATCGCGCACAATCCTCACATCGCGCCGGAGCAAATCTACGCCGAACATCGCGAATTTGCGCGGATTCATGAAGCTTCGCTACGCTTGCCGAAGCCGCGTCATACGAATGGCCGCGCGCCGGATCGCCGGTTGAAAGTCGGCATCGTCTCCGGCGACCTGTTCCGGCACGCAGTCGCCTCCTACCTGATGCCGATCATGGAGCCGCTCGCGAACGACGAGAGCCTGCAGCTCCATGTCTACTACAACCATGTGCACGAGGATGACTACACGCAGTGGTTGCGCAGTCAGGCTGACCAATGGGCCACGGTCACCGGCATGTCGGACGAGCAATTCATCGCCAAGGTCCGCGCCGATAAAATCGACATTCTGATCGATCTGAGCGGGCATACCGGCCGTAACCGTCTGCAGGCATTCGCGCGCAAACCCGCACCGATTCAGGTCAGCTGGATCGGATACCCGGCGACGACCGGTCTCGACGCGATGGACTACTACCTCAGCGACCGCTTCTTTACGCCGTTCGGCGACATGGAGCAGCAGTTCTCCGAGAAACTCGTGCACCTGGCGGCCATCGGACCATTCCAGCCGGACAGGAATGCCCCGCCGGTCAACATCCTGCCGGCCATGCACAGCGGCTACATCACGTTCGGCAGTTTCAACCGGTTGAACAAGTTGCGCCCCGACGTGATCGCCGTGTGGGCGAGGTTGCTTCGCGAGCTGCCCACTTCCCGGATGGTGCTCGGTTCGATGAACGGTGACGAAGGCGATGAGAACCTCATCAACTGGTTCGTCAACGAAGGCATTTCACGAGACCGCCTGACTTTCCGTCCGCGTTCCCGCGTAGAGGTCTACCTGCAACAGCACTTTCAGGTCGACATCTGTCTCGATACCTTCCCCTATACCGGTTCGACGACCGTTCTGAACTCGTTGTGGATGGGCGCGCCTACGCTGACGATAGCCGGCAAGACCATGGCGAGCCGGGCAGCGATGGCATGGCTCGCCCATTCGGGTCTCGACGCGTTCGCGGCTGAAGACGCGGACGACTTCGTGGCGAAGGGTGTCAAGTTGGCCTCCGACATCCCCGCACTCGCCAGCATTCGCACGGCGTTGCGGGAGCGCTGCAAACAGTCGCCCCCGTTCCAGCCGGAAGTTGTCGCAGAAAGTCTTTCACGCGCATTTCGCACGATGTGGCACCGCTGGTGCAACGATCTCGCTCCGGCAGCCTTCAACGCGTACGACCCGCAAGCAGCAAGCGGTGACCCGGTTCACACCGCATAA
- the vioA gene encoding dTDP-4-amino-4,6-dideoxy-D-glucose aminotransferase VioA: MGSSAPLRAIASLDDERIYVTQPHLPPLAEFLPYLEKIWTSKTLTNGGPFHQQLEKALCEYLGVEHLALFANGTLALVTALQALRINGEVITTPYSFAATAHSLLWNGIKPVFVDVDPDTLNLDPEKIEAAITPQTTAIMPVHCYGHPCDVKAIQKIADNYNLKVIYDAAHAFAVQTEDGSVLKHGDLSIVSFHATKVFNTFEGGAIICPDAKTKQRIDHLKNFGFVDEVTVVAAGINGKMSEINAAFGLLQLQHVDSALAKRKAIDAQYRELLAGVPGIRCLSDAGEKVANYAYFPVQVEDNFPISRDALYERLKEHAIYARRYFYPLISEFPMYRGLPSSNKENLSAASAASKRILCLPIFPDLNPVQVERIVGIIAGIQ, encoded by the coding sequence ATGGGCTCAAGCGCTCCTCTTCGTGCGATCGCGTCGCTGGACGATGAACGCATCTATGTGACTCAGCCGCATTTGCCGCCGCTGGCCGAGTTCCTGCCGTACCTCGAAAAAATCTGGACCAGCAAGACCCTCACCAACGGGGGACCCTTCCATCAGCAACTCGAGAAGGCGCTCTGCGAGTATCTGGGCGTCGAGCACCTCGCGCTATTCGCGAACGGCACGCTGGCCCTCGTGACCGCGCTGCAGGCGCTGCGCATCAACGGCGAAGTCATTACGACGCCCTACTCGTTTGCAGCGACCGCGCACTCGCTCCTCTGGAACGGCATCAAGCCGGTCTTCGTGGACGTCGATCCGGACACGCTCAATCTGGACCCGGAAAAGATCGAAGCGGCTATCACGCCGCAAACAACCGCGATCATGCCGGTGCACTGCTACGGCCATCCCTGCGATGTGAAAGCCATCCAGAAGATCGCCGATAACTACAACCTCAAGGTCATCTACGATGCCGCGCACGCATTCGCCGTGCAGACCGAAGATGGCAGCGTGCTCAAGCACGGCGATCTGTCGATCGTCAGCTTCCACGCCACCAAGGTCTTCAATACGTTCGAAGGCGGCGCGATCATCTGCCCGGACGCGAAAACCAAACAGCGCATCGACCACCTGAAGAACTTCGGTTTCGTCGATGAAGTGACGGTCGTGGCCGCCGGCATCAACGGCAAGATGAGCGAAATCAATGCCGCGTTCGGGCTTCTGCAACTGCAACACGTCGATAGCGCATTGGCAAAACGCAAGGCGATCGATGCGCAGTATCGTGAGCTGCTGGCTGGCGTGCCCGGCATTCGTTGTCTGTCGGACGCGGGCGAAAAAGTCGCCAATTACGCTTATTTTCCCGTGCAGGTTGAAGACAACTTTCCGATCAGCCGCGACGCGCTGTATGAGCGCCTGAAGGAACACGCTATCTATGCGCGCCGCTATTTCTATCCGCTAATTTCCGAATTCCCGATGTATCGTGGGCTGCCGTCTTCGAACAAGGAAAATTTGAGCGCCGCCAGCGCGGCGTCGAAACGGATCCTGTGCCTGCCGATCTTTCCCGACCTGAATCCTGTCCAGGTTGAACGCATTGTCGGCATCATCGCAGGCATTCAATGA
- a CDS encoding acetyltransferase, with translation MQNIVLVGSSGHAKVIIDIVEKQGRYRIAGLIDAFRAVGETTLGYRVLSGEPDLDRLATEHDLHGVIVAIGDNSVRARVADKVAEICPRLSFVSAVHPAASIGKGTSIGAGTVVMAGAVINADCRVGRFCIVNTKASLDHDCIMEDFSSLAPGVTTGGNCRIGSHAAVSIGAVLRHGITIGEHSVVGAGSIVMKAVDAFSVTYGNPAKKVRDRQQGDKYL, from the coding sequence ATGCAAAACATCGTGCTTGTCGGGTCTTCCGGACACGCCAAAGTCATTATCGACATTGTTGAAAAGCAGGGTCGCTACCGGATCGCGGGCCTTATCGACGCCTTTCGCGCAGTGGGCGAGACAACCCTCGGTTATCGCGTGCTTAGCGGTGAGCCCGATCTGGACAGGCTCGCCACCGAACACGATCTGCACGGTGTGATCGTGGCAATCGGGGATAACAGCGTTCGCGCGAGGGTGGCCGACAAGGTGGCGGAGATCTGTCCGCGATTGTCATTCGTCAGCGCAGTTCACCCGGCGGCTAGCATCGGCAAAGGGACGAGCATCGGCGCCGGCACGGTTGTCATGGCGGGCGCCGTTATCAATGCCGACTGCCGCGTGGGTCGATTCTGCATTGTGAACACGAAGGCGTCGCTCGATCACGATTGCATCATGGAGGATTTTTCGAGCCTCGCGCCTGGCGTGACTACCGGCGGCAATTGCCGCATCGGCAGCCACGCCGCCGTGAGCATCGGCGCCGTGTTGCGTCATGGAATCACAATTGGCGAGCACAGCGTGGTGGGCGCCGGATCCATTGTCATGAAGGCGGTCGATGCTTTTTCCGTGACGTACGGAAACCCCGCGAAGAAGGTCCGGGATCGCCAGCAGGGCGACAAATATCTTTAA
- a CDS encoding acetyltransferase — protein MNVTTSDDFIGVQPQHPFSKAFIVLGYRDGSISTIPNNFFRDWLDEEAKIGTFSIGKCSGIGVGSIAKYDGESQKLVIGKYVAGGLRLKFLLNGQHDMRTISTSMLSAYGSGLNNVPPPQYDDTVIRNDVWIGDEAMFLGGSTIENGCVIGARTVVPPNFKSEPYGIYVGSPARLVRFRFSERIREKLLELAWWDMPMVWMQKNNDRFLVDLTADEGRSMEILTELLRAKGGAVGTMAATGT, from the coding sequence ATGAACGTAACCACATCAGACGACTTTATCGGAGTTCAGCCCCAACACCCCTTTTCGAAAGCTTTTATCGTGCTCGGATATCGGGATGGATCGATCTCCACGATCCCGAATAATTTCTTCCGAGACTGGCTGGATGAAGAAGCGAAGATTGGGACCTTCTCGATTGGCAAGTGCTCGGGAATCGGTGTCGGCTCGATCGCCAAATATGATGGCGAGTCGCAGAAGCTTGTCATTGGAAAATATGTCGCGGGTGGCTTGAGATTGAAGTTCCTGCTGAACGGGCAGCACGACATGCGGACGATTTCAACGTCGATGCTTAGCGCTTACGGCAGTGGGCTGAACAACGTACCACCGCCTCAGTACGACGATACGGTAATCCGTAACGACGTATGGATCGGCGACGAAGCAATGTTTCTTGGCGGTTCCACCATCGAAAACGGATGCGTGATCGGGGCGAGAACCGTGGTGCCGCCGAATTTCAAAAGCGAACCCTACGGCATCTATGTGGGTAGCCCTGCACGTCTTGTTCGATTCCGGTTCTCTGAGCGTATCCGCGAGAAACTTCTCGAACTTGCGTGGTGGGACATGCCGATGGTGTGGATGCAAAAAAATAACGACCGTTTCCTTGTTGACCTGACGGCAGACGAGGGGCGGTCAATGGAAATCCTGACCGAGTTGCTACGCGCAAAAGGTGGGGCCGTCGGGACCATGGCCGCGACCGGGACTTGA
- a CDS encoding BamA/TamA family outer membrane protein, protein MRCSLCVPFSAAAAAPERVDGRRSAGLRASAVAVALLLVSVHGHAVSKFTDPDDGAFDMSNLLLTHSGVLPVPTLITAPAVGYGLGLGLLHFSLPKKSADASGDSDDSKAPPNITGLGGFATGTHSWGAGLMHFHTWDDDHIRYLGVIAKVGLHLNYYGIQNQPRAYQLDGIALVQQVLFRIGNSHWYVGPRYTFFDASTRFSSSIPQGIRQFEKDQRVAKGGVVVDYDTRDNIFYPSSGTCAELEADLARGGLGSSTNLQEQTARGYQWIPLSKTWVLGLRADTGFSQGNIPFFAQPYVSLRGVSDAKFQDNNQLTAEAEIRWNVTPRWSVLGFGGVGKAYGHLHSFSDAPTAFGFGAGFRYLIARKLGVTMGIDVAHGPGQNAFYVQAGSAWR, encoded by the coding sequence ATGCGTTGTTCCTTGTGTGTGCCGTTTTCCGCCGCCGCCGCGGCGCCCGAGCGGGTCGATGGGCGCCGCAGCGCCGGGTTGCGCGCTTCGGCGGTGGCCGTGGCGTTGCTGCTCGTGTCGGTCCACGGCCACGCGGTGTCGAAATTCACCGATCCCGATGACGGCGCTTTCGACATGAGCAATCTGCTCCTGACGCATAGCGGCGTATTGCCAGTGCCGACGCTGATCACCGCGCCTGCAGTCGGCTATGGTCTCGGCCTGGGCTTGCTCCATTTCTCGCTGCCGAAGAAAAGCGCCGACGCGTCTGGCGACTCCGACGATTCCAAAGCACCGCCGAACATCACCGGCCTCGGCGGCTTTGCGACCGGCACGCATAGCTGGGGTGCGGGACTGATGCACTTCCACACATGGGACGACGATCACATCCGCTATCTCGGGGTGATCGCCAAGGTGGGGCTGCATCTGAACTACTACGGCATCCAGAATCAGCCGCGCGCATATCAGCTCGACGGTATTGCCCTGGTCCAGCAGGTCTTGTTCCGGATCGGCAATAGCCACTGGTACGTCGGCCCGCGCTACACCTTCTTCGACGCGAGCACACGGTTCAGTTCGAGTATCCCGCAGGGCATTCGCCAGTTCGAGAAAGATCAGCGCGTTGCCAAGGGCGGCGTGGTGGTCGACTACGACACGCGCGACAACATCTTCTATCCGTCGAGCGGCACCTGCGCGGAGCTCGAAGCGGACCTCGCACGTGGCGGACTTGGCAGTTCCACCAATCTTCAGGAGCAGACGGCACGCGGCTATCAGTGGATTCCGCTGTCGAAGACCTGGGTGCTCGGTCTGCGTGCCGACACCGGTTTTTCGCAAGGAAACATTCCGTTTTTTGCACAGCCCTATGTGTCGTTGCGCGGGGTGTCCGATGCGAAGTTCCAGGACAACAACCAGCTCACCGCGGAAGCCGAAATCCGCTGGAACGTTACGCCGCGCTGGTCGGTGCTCGGCTTTGGCGGTGTCGGTAAAGCCTATGGCCATCTGCATTCGTTTTCGGATGCGCCGACCGCGTTCGGCTTTGGCGCAGGTTTTCGTTATCTGATTGCTCGCAAGCTCGGCGTGACGATGGGTATCGACGTCGCGCACGGGCCGGGACAGAACGCGTTTTATGTGCAGGCGGGTAGTGCGTGGCGGTGA
- a CDS encoding transporter — MARFAKIGIAPGAPFDPAALPPETRAALEAGVADGKAALADAEKHTTGSFNLVGTPEDRVAVQSVIAKIGLYPLAEYDGKVKETDWSKLPSFGPTGGAAAGNAEEIKWVDPNRFWDELPMVLEETPPQRGEETLYAQARALIAAAQKDPAIKTAIVDEATKAEADLVTPLFNFNTFGKRLPANWNTISNGAAFGTDYFTRTAVAKSNIFVNKPNETKYFYADGYIQQIGHDSGGLADATGGNQGHSVGIGPMVTWSGKVQKTPVSASLRWVNEFNVSNRPKGNAVELSVSATFQ; from the coding sequence ATGGCGCGTTTCGCGAAGATTGGCATTGCGCCAGGCGCACCGTTCGATCCGGCCGCCTTGCCGCCGGAAACGCGCGCCGCGCTCGAAGCCGGTGTCGCGGACGGCAAAGCCGCATTGGCCGATGCCGAAAAACACACCACAGGCTCGTTCAACCTGGTCGGCACACCTGAAGATCGCGTGGCCGTGCAATCGGTGATCGCGAAGATCGGCCTGTATCCGCTCGCCGAGTACGACGGCAAGGTCAAGGAAACCGACTGGTCGAAGCTGCCGAGCTTCGGTCCGACCGGTGGTGCCGCGGCCGGCAACGCCGAAGAGATCAAATGGGTCGATCCCAACCGGTTCTGGGACGAACTGCCCATGGTGCTCGAGGAGACGCCGCCGCAACGCGGCGAAGAAACGCTCTACGCGCAGGCGCGCGCGCTGATCGCGGCGGCGCAGAAAGATCCGGCGATCAAGACCGCGATCGTCGACGAAGCGACCAAGGCCGAGGCGGACCTGGTCACGCCTTTGTTCAACTTCAACACTTTCGGCAAGCGGCTGCCCGCCAACTGGAACACCATCAGCAACGGCGCCGCGTTCGGTACGGACTACTTCACGCGTACGGCGGTGGCGAAATCGAACATCTTCGTCAACAAGCCTAACGAGACCAAGTATTTCTACGCCGATGGCTACATCCAGCAGATCGGCCATGACAGCGGTGGCCTGGCCGATGCCACCGGCGGCAATCAGGGGCATTCGGTGGGCATCGGGCCGATGGTCACGTGGTCGGGCAAGGTCCAGAAAACGCCGGTGTCGGCATCGCTGCGGTGGGTCAATGAGTTCAATGTCAGCAACCGGCCGAAGGGGAATGCGGTGGAACTCTCGGTCAGCGCGACCTTCCAGTAA
- a CDS encoding cytochrome c5 family protein gives MSEAPHGAPIKTPGQLIAAIIASFAVPIVIIVLLVIYVDNSTRTGAGTDSLSEAEVSARIKPFAQVDIRDANAPRVYKTGEEVYKAVCSACHASGAAGAPKFTNTADWAPRIAQGFDTLWHTALAGKGAMPPRGGTSPDDYSDFEIARAVAYMANNSGASFPEPAQPAAGAAAAASGAAAAAPTGASDAGAAQAAAAMAAMASVPQAAAPAAGGTQSADASQAGKALYQQVCQACHAAGVLNAPKFGDKEAWAARLKDPIDTVYNYALHGKGAMPPKGGSTASDADVKAAVDYMISAAK, from the coding sequence ATGAGCGAAGCACCACACGGAGCCCCAATCAAAACCCCCGGGCAGCTCATTGCCGCGATCATTGCCAGTTTTGCGGTGCCGATCGTCATCATCGTTCTGCTAGTGATCTACGTCGATAATTCGACGCGCACCGGCGCCGGTACAGACAGTCTTTCCGAAGCCGAGGTCAGCGCGCGCATCAAGCCGTTCGCGCAAGTCGACATTCGCGACGCCAACGCGCCGCGCGTCTACAAGACCGGCGAAGAGGTCTACAAAGCCGTTTGCTCCGCGTGTCACGCGTCGGGTGCTGCAGGCGCGCCGAAATTCACCAATACCGCCGACTGGGCGCCGCGCATTGCGCAGGGCTTCGACACGCTCTGGCACACGGCCCTCGCCGGCAAGGGCGCGATGCCCCCGCGCGGCGGCACCAGCCCGGACGACTACAGCGACTTCGAAATCGCCCGCGCAGTGGCTTACATGGCGAACAATTCCGGCGCGAGCTTCCCTGAACCGGCGCAGCCGGCAGCGGGAGCTGCGGCCGCCGCTTCGGGCGCTGCCGCCGCTGCGCCGACAGGTGCTTCGGACGCCGGGGCCGCTCAAGCCGCCGCCGCGATGGCCGCCATGGCAAGCGTGCCGCAAGCCGCTGCACCGGCGGCCGGCGGAACGCAAAGCGCGGACGCCTCGCAAGCCGGCAAAGCGCTGTATCAGCAGGTTTGCCAGGCGTGTCACGCGGCCGGCGTGCTGAACGCGCCGAAGTTCGGCGACAAGGAAGCGTGGGCGGCGCGCCTGAAGGACCCGATCGACACGGTCTACAACTACGCGCTGCACGGCAAGGGCGCGATGCCGCCCAAAGGCGGTTCGACCGCTTCAGATGCGGACGTGAAGGCCGCCGTCGATTACATGATCAGCGCGGCGAAATAA